Part of the Bacteroidetes Order II. bacterium genome, TTACCCTCTCCCCCTCACCAAATGGAGGGTTGCTGATTTCCGATGAGGGATCTACGAATAAAACATTTGTAAATGGGATTCCGATCCAACAAACGTTTCATTTACATCCGGATGATGTGGTGCGGGTTGGAAAAACCGCTTTCCGGATTCATTTTTAGTTGTTTGATAAATCGCTCATATATACATGCAATACCATACCGCTTTGATTTCCCATGCTGGTGGGCGAAGAGTGAACCAAGATTTTGCACAACATGCGACCGCTCCTCCGAATGGTTCTTGTTGGGTAGTGGCCGATGGCCTGGGCGGTCACGGTGGGGGGGAAGTGGCGGCAGAAACGGCTGTTACTAAAATTTTGGAGGCTTTTGTACAAAAACCTTATCCTTCAACCGAGACCATCACGGGCTGTATTCTGGCTGCACAACATGCCGTACTCGAAAAACAAGATGCCTATGACAGCCTGAAAAGGATGCGTACCACCCTCGTTATGATGGTGGGGGATGCACAAAAGGTTCAATGGGCCCATATTGGGGATTCTCGCTTATACTGCTTTCGGGATAGGGGGCTTCTGGAGTACACCCTCGATCATAGTGTACCGCAAGCATTGGTGGATGCTGGTTCCATCTTGCCTTCAGACATCCGCTCGCACGAAGACCGCAACCGTATCCTGCGCTCGTTGGGCAATATGAATGACCTTAGACCAACCATTCGTCCAGAACGGTTCGAGGTGCGCACCGGAGATGCGTTTTTATTGTGTACCGATGGTTTTTGGGAGTATGTACACGAAATAGAAATGCAGGCTGATCTGGCCAAAAGCAATCAACCAGAACAATGGCTTAAATTAATGGAAGAACGCATCCTTTCGCGGGTGAAAGGCGAGAATGATAATTATACCGCTATGGCGGTGATGGTGGCATAACATAGCCTATGAACTGTAAGAGGACCGTATGGAATTAGAACTGATCACCTTAAGCGTCATGGTTTTAGGCGGAGCCGTGGTTGGATTTGCGGTTCGTGGTATTCGTTCATTTTTAAAGACCGGAGAATTACCCCAAGCCGATGCAGGAAAGGCAATGCCATCGGCGCCTACGCCCGCTGTCATCCCAGAAAAAGCCGTTGCCGGAGGAGACGAATTGCCTGCCGTCGTACATCCGGAGAAGGCATCCATACCCAGACGCCCGCCCGAATTACCCGTCATCCCCAAGCAAGCAGACCCGCCCGAATTACCCGCCGATGGCATTTGGCTCGCACGCATTGATCCTACCGTTGTCATCCCCAAAGCGGGCACCCCGATTGTACAAGCCCTGCTGGAAGCACCGTCAGAT contains:
- a CDS encoding serine/threonine-protein phosphatase, translated to MQYHTALISHAGGRRVNQDFAQHATAPPNGSCWVVADGLGGHGGGEVAAETAVTKILEAFVQKPYPSTETITGCILAAQHAVLEKQDAYDSLKRMRTTLVMMVGDAQKVQWAHIGDSRLYCFRDRGLLEYTLDHSVPQALVDAGSILPSDIRSHEDRNRILRSLGNMNDLRPTIRPERFEVRTGDAFLLCTDGFWEYVHEIEMQADLAKSNQPEQWLKLMEERILSRVKGENDNYTAMAVMVA